The segment CATCTTTCGGGAAAACATAAATATTTTTCGCTCTAGTTCCACCAGTACTTGAGTATGGAATTTTATTCCATTCGGTAATATCAATAAATACTGGTATTAGACTTTGCATTGAACTATTAAAATATTTTGGAAGCAAAAATAGATTTTAATATGATAATAGCCTAGGTTAGATGAAAGATATAAAGATTCACAGGTATTGCATACAACTAGTTATATGATTATAAATATCATCATTATCGCATTTTATTATCGGGATAAGACACTAGTTGTATGGTATAAAATTAGTAAATTCTTATTACACTCATATACGTAGATCTACTCCTTTTTCTTAATTAGGCTGTAACTAAGCGATTAATTTTATTAAAAAGAATAAAATTTCATATTCCAGTAAAAGCAGAGACCATGAGAATAACAAAGTTTTTGGTTTTACTCTAAGCGATTTTATATTAAGTATACCTTTAGATTCGTACTTTTTAATCATGCATAAATTCAAGGCTAAAATACATTAGTATACATTATGTATACATATGTATACAAAGTCTTGTAACTACAGTGAAATCAATAGTTACAACCTATTTTAATACGATTTAATTTTGATCGTCTTTTTTAAATCAAAAGTTAGTTATTTTAATACTTAACTATTAGTTGGGAGTTCGCTTTTTTTTTAAGAAATTTTTTATTTGAAACACTTAAATATTTTGGTTCTACTTGCCTTGTTTTATCAATGACTATCTAAAATGAAATCAAGTATTTTTCATGGTTCTCTTTAAATTCGATAGTCTAAAATTGACGTTTCGCTATTGTTTCACCACGGCTTTTTAATAGGAGATAAAAGCCAATAAATTAAAGGTGTTAAGGAGTTAGGTTCAAACCTGCTAGAAAATCAGTTGCTTTTTTAGAATAGCCGAACGTATTTATGTATGATTAGTTGCCTGGGTTAGCAGTTAATTTTGCAAGGACACACCAAACTGCAAATCCGCTAAGATTTTCAGAAGTAATCGAGAACAAGCAATTAATTATAGCCATTGTTGTGGTTAGTTTTATTTGAATTCTCCACCATTTACATCTTTAATAAATTTCACTAATGAAGGGAAATAAGTTTCAGGGTCGTCAAATTGAGAACAATGACTTCCGTTTGTAGTCACACTTCTTCCGTTTTGCACTTCTGTAGCCATCCACTCCATATATTTTGGATCCATCGTGTCATATTTGGCACCAAGCATTAAGGTTGGTACTTTAATTTCCTTTAGTCTATTGGATACATCCCAATTTTTTAAGGATGCATTACCCGTCATTCCAAATTCACTATGACCTTGCATGAAAATATAAATATTTGGATTTAAATGCTCAAAAAGTAGGTTTATTGATTTTGGCCATTTTTCTAAAGGCATTCTCAAAATATGTTCGGTATAATAATTATTGATTAAAAGCTCGCCATATTTCGGATTGTCAAAATCATTGTTCTTCTCCATATCCATAACCTCCTTATAAACTTCAGGATCCATTTGTCCCCCTAAAACCTCATTGGCATATTTGGTATAAGCCGGAGCACTTGCCATCATATTTGAAATGATAAGTCCTTTTAGGTTCTCCTGATATTTTAAGGCGTATTCCATGGCCAACATTCCACCCCAAGATTGTCCGAGCAGGTAAAAATTGTCTTTATTAAGGTTCAAGGCTTTTCGGACTTGTTCTACTTCCTCCACAAAATGTTCGGTAGTCCAGAGCGTAGAATCGTTAGGTTTGTCGCTGTAATAGGAATCGAGTTGGTCGTAATAAATGTATTCGATTTCTTCGTTTGGCAAGTAACCATCAAAGTTTCCAAATTCCTCGTGAGTTCCACCAGGACCACCGTGAAGCAGTAATACACGCATTTTGGGATTATTACCCATACGTTTTGTATAAACATTAAAAGTGCCTTTTGGCGTTTCGATAGGAATCATTTTAATCCCACCAGTAATTTGGTCATCGCTATTTGAATAATCAAAATAACTGCTTTTTTCGATATCCGAAGTCTGCTTTTTCTCATTATTCGAACACCCTTGGAAAATAAAAAAGACAAAAGCAATAAATATTAAATTTTTCATGTTTTGTAGTTTTAAGTCAGTTTTTGTTTGGTAACGTCTTTGTATATGGTTTGTTGCGTGGTTAAGCACGTAATTTAGCAAATAAAAACGGACTAGAAAATCCGCGAGACACTAGCGAAGCGAACTGGCGCAAGCAATTTTCGTAAGTAGGCTAGAACTAGCAACAAATTATATACGATGTTAGCCTTTTTTATTTTTATTTAGGTGGTTTTCTATTAGGTTAATAAGAACTCTTATTTCTTCTAATACTAAACTTCTGTTCGTAATAACAGATTCAGTTAATTGTAATTTTACACCAATAACATTCAAAACAAATTGATTTTCAAATAGAGTAGAATACTCATTATTAATTCCGTAATCAATATTATAATTAGTTGAATCACCCTTTAATAATCCAATAAAATTCATCTCAGTAAGAACAAACTTATCTATGTTCATTAATTGAACTGACAATCGGTCTTGCAATATTCTTTCTAATCTATTTAATCTAGTTTGTAATGCGGTAAAATGACTTCGAATATTTTCGTTTGAAATTAACCTTATTTGCCCTGCACTCTTTATGTCATTATAGGAATTTATAATTGGAATATTAGTGGTTACTGTCCCCCAAATTGTTTTACTAAATATAGAGTCTATTTTAGGATGATTAATTAATGTTTCTCGCGCATCTTTTCCGCTCAACATATATGTAAAACTATTAACATCTTCTTTGTCTTTATTTATCGATTCAACAGATTCAGTTTCTGCTATATATAAGTCTTTTAATAATGTTTTTAATAGTTTAGATTCTCGATTGAGTTCTAATCGGTTTTCATTCCAATTATTTATTGATAATGCAATCAAAATTCCAATCACAACCAAGACAATCTCGCCAACAGCATATTTTAAATACTTTCCAGTTTTGTTTTCCATTATTAAGTTTTGTCTAATGTTTCTAAAAAACTTTATCATAAAAATAGCTATTCGTTGTGCGGTTGAAAGTCTAAAACTATTCCATTAATAAGTAGCCATTTCTTTCGACTTGATATGTTATTATACACTTTCCATTTGAAATCACCTCTAAAAGCGTATTTGTTTGCATACGTTTTGAAGCCGGATTAACCATTAATTCACCTGGTTTTAACTCTAGCTCTTTAATAAGATCATAGTCATCATCATTCCAACGCAAGTGCTTTGTCTCGTCGGATGCATTAAATAATGGTACATAGGTACCAACCTCTTTGTTATTTGATGTATCTATCTCAATAGAACCGCATACTTTTTGAACATAAGGACTCATTTTATAGTGTTGAAAAAGAGTTTTAATTTCCTCTGATCCGTAATTTTCTCTGATTCTTTTAATTTCTGCTAAAATCACTAGGCAAGAACTTCTAACACCGATCATTTCCCTGAGAGATAACCTGTACCCATCCATATAACTAGTAAGGTAATTTCTATAAATGGAGTTGTTTAAATAAAAATCAACTTGTTTGTTGAGAGCCACAGAGTCTAAAGCTCCTGAGGAACTATCAGAATACCATGGTTGCGTTTTTATTAAAAAATCAGTATAGCTAGTAATCTGTTCACCATACTCTAAATCATTTTTAGTGTAGCGTACTTCCTTTTTGAGATAGTTTTTTAAATGCGGTATTAATACGTCGTAATTGGTTGGTATATCTTCTTGCCGATTCACCAATGATTTAATATCATCAGAGTTAATGTCTAATCTGTTTAATGCAATAATATTTCTCAAATTTGGGTTCTTTAAAAATTCGTCACGGGATATTTTATTGCTAAGGATTTTTGAGCCGTAGACTAGATTTTCTCTAGCCCAATCAATTTCGTATGATGCCTCTTCAATATTTTCAATGATCTCATTTTCAAGGGCATCAATGAGCTTATTAAAATTAGCATCTTGTAAGCGTTGTTCGTTCCAGTTATTAAGCTGTAGTGCGATTAAAATTCCGATGACTACTAGGATAATTTCGCCAATAGCATATTTAAAATACTTTCCAGTTTTGTTTTCTTGCATAAGGTCGAATCTGATTTTTCTAAAAAACTTTATCATAGTTTAATTTGTCTTTTTAATCTCTCCGCAAGCGGCTATCTCAACCAAAGGTCTACCAGACCTTTGATTTTGCCTAACAAAATTATGTTTCGATAATCTAAAGAATTTTATCATTGGTTAGTTATTTCTCGAAAGTTAAGATAATTATTTAATTCCGTTTGAGTGAGATAATGAAGCACAACAACTGGATATACATATTAACTATATCTACATTATATAACAACTTAGATAACAAATCTGTTCTTAGTGATATTGAATTAAAAAAAGTCTCTTAAATTTTACTTTGACACGTTTGAATTGATAATGAATAGTAATGTTTCGCGATTATTTCACACGTCTAAAACACAAGAGAGGATGACCCTGAATTATAAAACGGTATGTTTTAAGGTTCAGACCTTGTTACAAAACTCAGTACTTTTTATTTTCGTAGTTTTAACTGGTATTATGTAAATATCTGCTTTGCCAGCGTTCGCAATGGAACTTCAAAGAAAATGATGTTACACTATTCAACTGTATAAAACCATCGTTAAGACAAATTATTCCTTAAGTCAATTGTATGTTGCTTCATTTCGTTAACCAAGTAAATTATGAGGCCTCTAACACCGCCATTAATCTATGGTTGAGGTATAGTTTTTCTTTACCAACCTTTTCAGAAACTAAAAACCCGGATTTTTCTAATTCCATCAAATAATTACCTACAGTTTTTGGTGTGCCTAATTTGGCATCAATTAAAAATTGTCGTTTAGCGTAAGGCAATCTAAATAGTATTTCAACTAATTCTTTGGTATATACTTTTGGTAAGGTCTCTCTAATTTCTTTAGTCATTTGTTCCATTAAATCAGTAACATCTTTTAAACGTTGTAGTCCTTTGTTTGCAGTATATTCTAACATTTCAAGCATATAGAGTATCCACCCTTCCCAATTGTTATTTTCGGTTACCTCACGTAGTTTAGTATAGTAATCTGCTTTATTTTTAATGATATATTCACTTAAATAAATAGCAGGTGTATCTAACAATTTTTCAAGTTTTAGGTAGAGTAACAACAAAATACGTCCTGTTCTACCATTGCCATCACTAAAAGGGTGTATGGCTTCAAATTGATAGTGCATTAATGCCATTTTAATTAATGGATCTGCAGCATCTTCACCATTTATAAAGGTTTCAAGATTAGCCATTTTTTCTCTTATAACAGCTTCACCTGTTGGTGGTGTATATATAGTTTCACCATTAGCATTTTTTAAAGCGGTTCCTGGTGTTGTTCTAATGCCTGCGGTATTTTTTTTAATACTTTGTACAATTTCAACACATAAGTTTGTACTTATAAATGGGCGTGTTTCTATGTCGCGTAAGCCATTCCAAAGTGCTTCCTTATAACTTATAACCTCCTTTGTTGCTGGATTATCAAACTTTTTGTCTGCTACTAAAGATTTATACAAATCATCATTAGTAGTTATGATATTCTCTATTTCAGAACTTGCTTTAGCCTCTTGTAAATGAATGGTATCTAAAAATAAGGTTGGGTTTGGTAAATTGGTAAGCATGCCATTAAGTTGTGCTAAAGCTCTACTGGCATCAATAGTCTTCCGCAATACTTTCGTAGTTTCTAAAGTTGTTTTAGGTGGTAATAGCGGTAGGCTATTATAAGGTGTATTTCTATTAAATTTTGCCATTTTATACAAGGGTAACAATTACTTACGTTATCTAAACGAGGGTAAATATACTAAAAAATTACCTTTGTTAGAATACTAGGTGTAATTCTTACCCTCGTTATGTACAGAAGATTAATATGATTTCAACTCATATATTCTTGAGAATATTTAATTATCTTTACTTTAGGTAATGAAAAATTGACGTTTCACTATTGTTTCACCAAGCCTTTTGGTGACTTGATGAAAGCCCACAAAATATAGTGGTTTTGGTCAAAGGTGTGAATCCTTTTGTGGTTAATGACTGATTTAGTCAAAATTACAGATCGATTATCAAGATTTTGATTGTTGTCATCAATATTTAGAAAATGAAGAATATTTTCACCTTCTATTCTTGAAAATATTTGATTATCTTTACTTTAGGTAATGAAAAATTGACGTTTCGCTATTGTTTCACCAAGTCCTTCGGATAGGTGTTAAAAGCCCATAAAATATAGTGGTTTCGTAAAAAGGTTCAAACCCTCTCGAGGTCACGAATAAACAAAAAAACGTTGCGATACATCAAGCTTGCTTGAATGTATAAGCAGCGTTTTTTTGTTTTCAAAGCGGCGCTTTGAGGAAAAGCGACCAAAGGGGAGCTAATCCAGGTTTTCAAAGCGGCGCTTTGAGGAAAAGCGACCAAAGGGGAGCTAATCCAAGTTTTCAAAGCGGCGCTTTGTGGAAAGGCTACTAACGCTTTTTAAACTATAGGCGGCGCCTTTATAATGTAAGGCCTCATCAAAGCACAACAAAACATAAGGTGTGACATCTGTTAAATGTAGTGTGGTAATAGGTTGGTGGTGTTGTAATTGAAGTAAAATACCCAAATCACCGTCATTGAGATAATTAGACACATCCACAAATGCTGTATCAAGGGTAATGATGGCATGGATGGGTACGTTTTGAGAGGATTTAATGTCGTTCTCTTTTGAGATAATACTAACAGTTTTCATAATGCATAGTGTTAAAGGTTATGCATCAGGTTAATTCTATAAACAGTGTGGTAATCATTTATTTTGACTGGACTGTCCGTATACTAAACCACCGTAGCTTTTGTGCTCGGTTGGTACGCGAATTTTGCGTTCCTGATACTTCTGCAAATATAACTGAATTTTAAGACTTTGAAATGTGACTGGTTACATGAAGGCTTTGTTGAGGTCATGTAAGAATGTGAATGAAACCCTGAATTTTAACCAAAGACCAGTCTAAAGCCTAAAAATACCCGCTATTGAGTATTGTCTAATCCTTAAAAAACCGGTTTATTTGTTAAAGGATTTACAGTTTTTAAGACCATAGCTTTAAAGGGATTAGGAATACTGCAATATTTGGAATAAAAATAGTAATTGGTATTAAATTTATAAGAATTTAATTACATTTATTAACTTAAAAAATTAGCAATCATTACTTTATGATTAAAAACAACTACAACCTTTCGCTTTTGATGGTGTGTGTGGTGTTTGGTTTAGCGACT is part of the Formosa sp. Hel1_31_208 genome and harbors:
- a CDS encoding proline iminopeptidase-family hydrolase → MKNLIFIAFVFFIFQGCSNNEKKQTSDIEKSSYFDYSNSDDQITGGIKMIPIETPKGTFNVYTKRMGNNPKMRVLLLHGGPGGTHEEFGNFDGYLPNEEIEYIYYDQLDSYYSDKPNDSTLWTTEHFVEEVEQVRKALNLNKDNFYLLGQSWGGMLAMEYALKYQENLKGLIISNMMASAPAYTKYANEVLGGQMDPEVYKEVMDMEKNNDFDNPKYGELLINNYYTEHILRMPLEKWPKSINLLFEHLNPNIYIFMQGHSEFGMTGNASLKNWDVSNRLKEIKVPTLMLGAKYDTMDPKYMEWMATEVQNGRSVTTNGSHCSQFDDPETYFPSLVKFIKDVNGGEFK
- a CDS encoding DUF6090 family protein, with product MENKTGKYLKYAVGEIVLVVIGILIALSINNWNENRLELNRESKLLKTLLKDLYIAETESVESINKDKEDVNSFTYMLSGKDARETLINHPKIDSIFSKTIWGTVTTNIPIINSYNDIKSAGQIRLISNENIRSHFTALQTRLNRLERILQDRLSVQLMNIDKFVLTEMNFIGLLKGDSTNYNIDYGINNEYSTLFENQFVLNVIGVKLQLTESVITNRSLVLEEIRVLINLIENHLNKNKKG
- a CDS encoding Fic family protein codes for the protein MAKFNRNTPYNSLPLLPPKTTLETTKVLRKTIDASRALAQLNGMLTNLPNPTLFLDTIHLQEAKASSEIENIITTNDDLYKSLVADKKFDNPATKEVISYKEALWNGLRDIETRPFISTNLCVEIVQSIKKNTAGIRTTPGTALKNANGETIYTPPTGEAVIREKMANLETFINGEDAADPLIKMALMHYQFEAIHPFSDGNGRTGRILLLLYLKLEKLLDTPAIYLSEYIIKNKADYYTKLREVTENNNWEGWILYMLEMLEYTANKGLQRLKDVTDLMEQMTKEIRETLPKVYTKELVEILFRLPYAKRQFLIDAKLGTPKTVGNYLMELEKSGFLVSEKVGKEKLYLNHRLMAVLEAS